The following are from one region of the Pseudodesulfovibrio piezophilus C1TLV30 genome:
- the obgE gene encoding GTPase ObgE — MRFVDEALILVRSGKGGNGCASLRREANVPKGGPDGGDGGKGGDVIFRGSNRLMSLYDFRLHRHYFARNGESGMGRDRYGKAAEDLYVDLPVGTLIYEVTEHDDGNTSEKLIADLVNDGTEIVICEGGKGGRGNLHFKSSTNRTPRVAESGFPGEEKRIRLELKILADVGLLGLPSAGKSTFISKISAARPKIAAYPFTTLVPNLGVIENEDFERMVIADIPGLIEGASEGRGLGIQFLKHVERNRFLVHILAVEDLNRDAPTDGYDMLNQELCEYSAELGKKTQIKVINKIDTLDEDELADLKEKVTASSEKVFFISALTGEGVDELLAEMWRHLSLLSEKEAAEEAEA, encoded by the coding sequence ATGCGTTTTGTTGATGAAGCACTCATTCTGGTCCGCTCTGGCAAGGGTGGTAACGGATGCGCGAGTCTGCGTCGTGAGGCCAATGTTCCCAAAGGTGGTCCTGATGGCGGTGATGGAGGCAAAGGTGGCGACGTCATCTTTCGCGGTTCGAACCGTCTGATGAGCCTCTATGACTTCCGCCTCCATCGTCACTATTTTGCCCGCAATGGGGAAAGCGGCATGGGCAGAGATCGTTATGGTAAAGCTGCCGAGGATCTGTATGTGGATCTCCCTGTGGGGACTCTCATCTATGAGGTGACCGAGCATGACGATGGCAACACAAGTGAAAAGCTTATTGCCGATCTTGTGAATGATGGCACTGAAATAGTCATCTGTGAAGGAGGCAAAGGCGGCCGTGGCAACCTGCATTTCAAGTCATCCACAAACCGTACCCCTCGCGTTGCCGAATCGGGATTTCCTGGAGAGGAAAAACGGATTCGCCTGGAACTGAAAATCTTGGCGGACGTTGGACTCCTTGGCCTCCCGAGTGCAGGCAAATCCACATTTATTTCCAAAATTTCGGCAGCCCGGCCCAAAATTGCTGCATATCCCTTCACGACACTGGTCCCCAATCTCGGTGTCATTGAAAATGAAGATTTCGAACGGATGGTTATTGCTGACATCCCCGGTCTTATCGAAGGAGCCAGCGAAGGGCGTGGACTGGGCATCCAATTCCTGAAACATGTCGAGCGAAATCGATTTCTCGTCCATATCCTCGCAGTGGAAGATCTCAATAGAGATGCTCCTACGGACGGATACGATATGCTCAATCAGGAGTTATGCGAATACAGCGCGGAACTGGGCAAAAAAACTCAGATCAAGGTCATCAATAAAATTGACACACTTGACGAGGATGAACTTGCAGACCTCAAGGAGAAAGTGACTGCTTCCAGTGAAAAAGTTTTCTTTATCTCAGCCCTCACAGGTGAAGGTGTTGATGAACTTCTAGCCGAAATGTGGCGACACCTGTCCCTGCTCAGCGAGAAAGAAGCCGCAGAAGAAGCCGAAGCTTAA